From bacterium:
ATTGTCCGTCTTTTCAAATCAATCATCTTTTTTCCTCACGCAAAGGCGCTAAGATACAAAGATCGCCAAGTCATTCTTTTATAATAAAATCATTTTCCTTGCTTTGCTTGCTTGGCGGCTTGGCGTGATGCCTGCTTTTCCTCACGCAAAGGCGCTAAGGTGCCAAGATCGCTAAGTCATTCTTTTATAATAAAATCAATTGCCTTTCCTTTGTTTGCTTGCTTGGCGGCTTGGCGTGATGCCTGCTTTCCCTATTTCGTTTGACTAATTTTTCTCAAATTCCATGCATTTTTTTATGACAAATCCTGATTTTCGAGAATTTATTTCACCGTTGGATCGTCTTCCCCGGCTTCGGCAAATCCTTTGCGCCGCAGCACACAGGCCTCGCATTTCCCGCAGGGAGTGCCCTGGCTGTCAGGATTGTAGCAAGAAGAGGTCAGGGACAAATCCAAGTCCAATTCTTTTCCCAATTTGACAATCCGGGATTTGGACATTTTAAGCAGCGGTGCCTCAATTTTCAATTCCCACTGTCCGCCGGTACCTGCTTTGGTAGCCAGCTTGGCCAATGCCTGAAAAGCTTCCAGATATTCCGGCCTGCAATCCGGATAACCGGAGTAATCAACATAATTGGCCCCGATGAAAATAGCGTCCGCATGCAAGACCTCGGCCCAGGCCAATCCCAGCGAAAGCAGCACTGTATTGCGCGCCGGAACATAGGTGCCGGGCACTTCAGAGTCATCGCCGATCGTCGTTCGCGCATCGGGAACCGGAATCGCCCCGGTCAGTGCCGAACCGCCGAATGCCTGTAAGTCCACCTGGACGATCTTATGTGCGCAAGCACCCAAAACCCCGGCTATTTCCTTGGCACGCTCAATTTCTATCTTATGGCGCTGACCGTAATCTGCTGTCAAGGCATAGCAAGCATACCCGTGCTCTTTGGCAAATGCAAAGGTGACTGCCGAATCCAGTCCGCCGGACAAAAGGATCACTGCTTTTTTGGGTTCCATTTTACTACCGCCTGTCTTTACGTATTGCGGAGCATTATACGGCACACCGTGGTCTTTCGCCAAGTTTGAAAAAATCAGTTTCGGGATTTATTCAATTCCTGTTTATACGCATCAAGTACAACCTGCTGCAACTGGTTGTAGCTCTCTTTGTTCACAGGAAAAACGATATCCGTATATTTTTTTTCCTGACTTGTTTTGTCGATATAGACCTCAGAGGGCATCGCGACAAACAATCCTTTTTTCCCTTCAATGACTTTTAAATTTTTAATGACAAACAAATTGCTGATTTTGACGGCTGCCAAAGCCTTAAGCGCGCCTTTATTCTCCAAGAGATTTATCCGATCCATTTTTAAAATTTTTTCCATCATCGCATCCTCCTGCATAATTTTTTCATCTCTAAACGTTTGACTTGTTTTTTCGGTTTTCCATGCACTTTTTTTGAGGTAATAATCCGATTTTCTTGACAGGCAGGTTTTGCAGGCATAGAGTTAGTCCTTAAAGATGATGCTAATCGTTTTTCTTTATATAAAGCGATATCATAGATCAGCCTAAAACCATTTGTCGAACAGCACCTGGAACAAGCATGCCATGGTTTTCGCTTTTATATAACGAAAAATGATTAGCATCGTCTTCACAAGTCGGAGGTTATTTCTAAATTGAAACTTTCAAAACAGGAAAAAGAATTCGAATGCTTACGCCATCACATGGTGGAGACGCAAATTAAACGCCGGGGAATCGTCCTGCCTGCTGTTTTAGCTGCCATGCAAACTGTCCCCCGGCACAACTTCATCCCGGAAAAAATCCGTTCACACGCCTATGACGATGCTGCGCTGCCGCTTGTCGAGGGACAAACCATTTCCCAACCGTACATTGTCGGACTCATGACTGAGCTTTGCGCACCCCAACCCGGAAAAACCGTGCTTGAAATCGGGACCGGCTCCGGATACCAGGCCGCCGTCCTGGCCGAGACCGGTATGACGGTCGCCACCCTGGAAATGCATGCATCTCTGGCACAGCAGGCAATGCAAACGCTGGATGCCTTGGGATACAGCCAAAATGTAATCAGTAAACTTGGGGATGGTTTCTCTGGTTGGTCTGAGCAGGCGCCTTTTGACTGCATCCTCATAACGTGCGCTGTCTCACATATACCGCCGCCGCTGGTCCAACAACTCAAACCCAATGGCAAACTCATCGTACCCTTGGGCGAACAATTGAATCATCAAACACTCACGGTGATAACCAAGCTGGTAAACAATGACTTAATTTTTAAAAAAATTTTAGGAGTTGTTTTTGTACCCATGACCGGCCCGCATGGGTTTGACCCGTCATCATAATTCTATCAAAGCACTGCAGTAGAGTTTGATGGTGACATTTGTTTTATCCTGCCAGGGCCAAAACATGGCCACCACCCGCTCCTTGTCCTGATCACACACAAATAGTGTCTGCTCCTGATAAATACCGCCAAAAGGCGCTGCGATTTGCTGCTGATCAGTGTCCGGTTTTTCATTGACCGGCTTGCAGGCATCGCCCAGCAGACCTGTGAAATACTCCTGCCAGCTGGAAAGGTCCTTTACCAGGACCACCCACTCACAGTGGTCCGGGTTTTGCATACGTTTTTCAAAAATAGTATCTACCGGGCCTTTTTCATAAATATCAATAACATT
This genomic window contains:
- the queC gene encoding 7-cyano-7-deazaguanine synthase QueC; translation: MEPKKAVILLSGGLDSAVTFAFAKEHGYACYALTADYGQRHKIEIERAKEIAGVLGACAHKIVQVDLQAFGGSALTGAIPVPDARTTIGDDSEVPGTYVPARNTVLLSLGLAWAEVLHADAIFIGANYVDYSGYPDCRPEYLEAFQALAKLATKAGTGGQWELKIEAPLLKMSKSRIVKLGKELDLDLSLTSSCYNPDSQGTPCGKCEACVLRRKGFAEAGEDDPTVK
- a CDS encoding SpoVG family protein — protein: MMEKILKMDRINLLENKGALKALAAVKISNLFVIKNLKVIEGKKGLFVAMPSEVYIDKTSQEKKYTDIVFPVNKESYNQLQQVVLDAYKQELNKSRN
- a CDS encoding protein-L-isoaspartate(D-aspartate) O-methyltransferase; its protein translation is MVETQIKRRGIVLPAVLAAMQTVPRHNFIPEKIRSHAYDDAALPLVEGQTISQPYIVGLMTELCAPQPGKTVLEIGTGSGYQAAVLAETGMTVATLEMHASLAQQAMQTLDALGYSQNVISKLGDGFSGWSEQAPFDCILITCAVSHIPPPLVQQLKPNGKLIVPLGEQLNHQTLTVITKLVNNDLIFKKILGVVFVPMTGPHGFDPSS